In Nicotiana tabacum cultivar K326 chromosome 19, ASM71507v2, whole genome shotgun sequence, one DNA window encodes the following:
- the LOC142173437 gene encoding uncharacterized protein LOC142173437, with protein sequence MIEGLKHTTTIVMVSWQRPQTNFVKVNTHGSELSNPSKVGIGVIVRDHQSQFIHVISSPLCEGTNNLAETEATIIGVKWCIDNGFTKIQIETDFNLLKQWPDSKTTAPGSLMFICRHSEVSVSNMKLLFHMYTERPITLQTHYPN encoded by the coding sequence ATGATAGAAGGGCTGAAACATACTACCACAATTGTCATGGTGAGCTGGCAAAGACCACAAACCAACTTTGTGAAAGTCAACACTCATGGTAGTGAACTTAGCAACCCTAGTAAGGTTGGAATAGGAGTCATAGTGAGAGATCACCAAAGCCAGTTCATTCATGTTATATCCAGTCCACTTTGTGAGGGCACTAACAACCTAGCAGAAACAGAAGCAACTATCATTGGTGTCAAATGGTGTATAGACAACGGATTCACTAAGATTCAGATTGAAACAGACTTCAATCTTCTCAAGCAATGGCCAGATAGTAAGACCACAGCCCCTGGAAGCTTGATGTTCATATGCAGGCACTCAGAGGTCTCTGTCAGCAATATGAAGCTTCTATTTCACATGTATACAGAGAGGCCAATTACCCTGCAGACTCACTATCCAAACTAA